TAGAAGAGGCCGCGCTTGCCCGACACGGCAACAAGCGACGTGAACTGTTCCAGCGTGAGAGCACGGCGCGTGCGGCGTTCTCGGCCACGGGTCTCCGATTTGCCGACGGTAGCCAGCGGGTTTTTCGCGATGCGCCCGGCGTTCTCCATCCAGTTGAGAAAGGCGGAGGTCAGGCCGAGGTATTCATTGCAGGTTTTCGGCGCGAAAGATTGGCGTGCACGCCAGCGGGTGAAGCCGTCCGGGGTGATGTCGCGGAGCAGACGCCAGCCGCATTCGTGGCAGAGGCGTTGCACCCGGTTGCGCGAAAGGGCGACGTGCTTTTTCGAGGAGCCTTGCGCAGCCAGGTCGGCGACGTATTCGGCGAGATGCTCGGCAATTGGTGACAGGGCCGCATCGCGCAGCGGCTTCGGAGGGAGCCAGCCGAGCAATTCCTGCTCTTTCTCGCGGACGAGTTTCTGCAGGTTGGCGACGGCTAGTTCCTTCTGTTCGACACGCAGGCCGACCTCATACCAACGCGGGCCATTGCTGAGGCGAAACCGTCCCCGATAATACCGGCTGCCTTTGGGTTTGAAGACATACATGGGGTTAGGGTGTTGGGGGTTGGGTCAACTTGGTGAGATCGCTTGCACGTATCAGGCGAAGGCCGCGAATTTTGATGCTGGGCAATTTCCCTTCGGTGATGAGCCGACGGACGGTTTTGTCGCACGAACGCAGGCAAGCGGCGGCTTCCTTAATTCGAAGCAGCGTGTCGCCGTTGGGGAGTGGGGCTGGGGCGTTCATTGCTTGGCCTTTGCTTTCTGGGCTTTGGCCCAGCGTGAATTCCAATTTAGGAAGTCGCCATGCCAGTCCGGCTTGTCGCCGCGTAACTCCTTTTCGGTCACGACGCCTTGTTCTATGGCCCGCTGTTCCAGCTCTGCCTTCCACGCCTTGCATTCACTGATAGGAATGCAGCCAATAGCCAGTTCACGGGTGCTGAGATCGACCCCGAAGAAATTCCGCTTCCGGTGGGTAATGTGAAAGAAAAACCCCGTGAGCTTTCCCTCTTTCAATCGCTTGTGCACAGCTGCACGGGATACCGGGGCATACATTGAAACGCCGCCGGGTGACACGCACTGGCCGACCACAGGAAACAAGGCGTCATACCAGTAGCCCGCTTCCTCTTGCGGACCTTCTTTGTGATAGAGGTGCGTGCCGGGGATGGGCTCGCCAAAAACTTTGTGCAGCTCTGGGGGGACTACGACGAAGGGAAAGTCGGTTGACATTACATCAACCAACTGACGGTTAACGCTGCGTCAACTATTTTTTGTGAACGACAAAAGTGAGCGAGACGGTTGCTTAGCGCGGAGCGTGCGTAAGCACGACCCGTGACAAGCAATCAGCTTCGCACCACTGCCTTGTTAGGCTCATTTTTCATTTCTGATCCCACCCCACAACTACATCATCGTCTAACGTGATCTTCAAAGCGTAACGATTGGTGCCGGTCTTTTTATATTTCCAGACTTCTTTCTTTTTTGTCTTTAGAACCTTTTGGTCAACATCGAGGGGGTGACCCAACGAATCCCTGAGCTGTGCTGCCGTCTCGCCCGTCCAAATAGTTCGGGCTATCAGTTTTTCGGCTAGAGAGGTCTTACCATATCTCGTGTATAGTCGTTGCCGACGTTCCTCCTCGGCCTTTGCCGCCGCAGCAGCCTGCATGATCATGGCGATGATAATCACGCCAACGATCAACCCGATAACGATCCAAATTATTGCTGCGTCGGAGTTCATCTTTTTTGCCTAACGTTCACGATGTGCCATGGCGGGCCGCAGGCCCGACATTGGCACTGGCATCTGGTTCGCCTCTCTTCTTCCGGAGGAGGAGTGTGATGATCACGACGAACGGAGCTAACGCCGATAGATAGGCGATGGCCACATACGAGTATCCCAGCTCACGGACGATCGCCGGACCTACATCTGGGCTCCTTACTTCTTCGAGGCACAACGCTGCGGAAAAGAGCGCCAACGGCACCGCGACAACCGCCAGCCACTTCTTCCAGCGGACCAATGGCCACGACGCGAGAATGCAGACGAGGGCACATACAACGAATGCCCATGCCGGTGGCTCTTTATCGGCAACCTCAGCAAGTATTGGGAAAGCAGGCATCATCTTCCGGCGAACGTCTGAGCTCAGACACGAGGGCCGAAGGCCCGAGTTGTCTGTGGCGATTGGTTCGGCTTTTCTTTCATGCGATTCCCTTGCCAATTAAGCGAACCGCGCGAAATTCAGTGAGCGCACTGACGCGCGGGCGCTTACCAGCCGACACGCTGAGCGAGCCACAGGTGCAGGTTACTGCCTTCTTCGGAGCCGAATATAAAAGGTCATGGCAACTCATGCACTCCGCGTAGGGCTCGGGCTGTCCGGTCTCCTCGGATGAAATGAGCACAAAACGCGAAGATGCTTCGATTGCAGAAATGTGATCCCGCTGCTTCTCGGCAAACCATGCTTCATTCACACGCGCTCGAAGGTGATTTTGCATCCACGCATCGCTGCCAATCGGCGCAGGATTCGCACGCGTGAGCGCCGCCTGCCATGCTGCAGACCGCTGCGCAGCCAGCGCTTTACCCTCTTTCTTGAGCGAGCGCTTTGTTTCGGGGTTCATACGTTATCTTTTGCCGAACGTCAGCGAAGAGCCATGAAGGGCCGCAGGCCCGGCATTGGCTCTGGCATTTGGTTAGCCTCTTTTTTCACGGCGGAAATAGACATGGCCTTTATCGCCTGCGGCCAAGGGCAATGCCAGTCCATAACCCTCTTTCTCCTTCGTGAGCGTGAACGCTGCAGTATAGGCGAATCCGGAATTCTTCTTATCTCGAACGTAGGTGGAGCCCTCCACCCAACGGTCCACACTCAGGGAGATAGTGTAGACCGAATAGCTCTTGTAGATGGACCATGTGCCGCTGCATCCATCATAGCCGCCCTTCGAATCTGCGAAGTCGGTCAGCCAGCAATCAGGCATCTGGGAGATGCTGAAAGTGCCATCTTCTTTCAGCGTGATGCGAGCCGACAGATCAGTGTAACCCATCGAGCGAAGCATGGCTCCGGATTGGGAACTCTGATCAAGGATGAACGTGCCTGGCACGTCTGCCTTCACGGGCTCATCTCGGAGAAAGCTGAAAGTGCCCTCGAAGCGACCACAAGCGGCGAGGAGACCGGCTAAAATTGTGAGCAGCGCCAGGCGAACTTTCATCGGCTAACGTTTAATATGCCATTCGGTGTTTCACGATAGAAACACAGTATCTCTTTGGCGAAATGATCTTGTGAAAGTCCGGGTGCAGCTTTTTCGCTTCCCCATGGCCCGTAGAAAAGCGCAATTTCGAATATCAATCAAAGATAATGTATCGGGTAGGGCGCTCAAGATTGAACTCATACCTGACATGCTTGGCAGAGGATTTGCCGTAAGACAAAACGGCAAATTGATGTCCATTTCGCCGCGCTATAGCATGACAGAGGTTTGCGAGCGACTTCGCCGCTGGCTAGTGCGGCGCAAGCAGCATTCCACGCAGAGCTAGGACTTTCAGCATAGCCGTCCATTCTTCGGCTGAAGCGCTGACAATGGAATAGCGTAAGTGATACGCCCAACTCCGCCCGAGCTTTCTGGCAATGGCTGGCATATCCGTGGCGCCAACTGCACGAGCTAGTTCGGCAATTCGCTGCCGCCATGCGGTCATGCCGGGAGAATGCCACGCGAAAACGCGTGTGCAGGCGAGCCAGTGAATCTTGTTGCGCCGGTCGAATTCGACTCTCCGGCAGCCCTTCCACGAGTGCTTCCGGATGACCAGACCGGCCTCGAGGTATTTGCCGATATATTCGGAGACGGCCTCCTTGCCCTTCCGCAAAGGCAGTAGCTCAGCGCGGCCGAGATCGTATTTCGGGAGCACCTTCCGCAAGAGAGACCACATCGCGACGAGCCGAGGAGAGGCTGAGGCCTTGTAGCGGTCGCGGAGTTCACGGAAACGAGCTGTCCGGCCGTTCTCGCGGCGCTCCCGTTGGCACTCGTCGAAGGCCTTCCAATCAAATGCGTCGGGTTTGGTGTCCCACTCTACGGCAACGAGTAGGTGGTAATGCGGATTACCCCGTTTCTGCGGCTCCAGGACGCGGATGAAGCTCAGAATCCAAGAGCCACGACGGCGCAGGTAGTTGTTCCAACTCCGGGCAAACTGGGTGGGGTGCAGGTTGGCTTCATCTGTAAGGGTAAAGAACAGGCAACGGTTGCGGCCCCAGTGCTGGATAAACGACGCGACATTTAGGCGAAGATGAAAGGCAGACTTCGCTTCCGCTCCTGTAGGCATGCCGAAACGGTGCAGGGTGTCTTTGTCGCGTTGGTCCCAAAGCCGCTTTCCATCGCGATCAGTGAATACGCCCTCCTGTCCCTTGACCGCCTTCAGGCGATAACGGCGAGGTGACTTGTCGGAATTGTTACTATTCTGACAAGGAAGGCCGGCTGGCGCCGGCGCGGGCGCTTCGCGCCCGCGTCCGGCGGCCGGCCGGGCCGTTTCCGTGTGCGAGCGTTCAACGGATTCCGTAAGTGCGGACATGAACCGCGAGCGGGCGGCCTGCCGACCTTCGGGCGTCATTTGGGCTGTTGACGGGGTGGGGTTGGGCAGAGCGCGCACCGGCCGGGAGCCCTCGGACGGCGCATCCCACCCGACCGGCTTCCGGTCGGAGAAACTGACGAGGGCTACGCCGGGCACTTCCGTGTCCCGGCTTACTGGGGTGGATTCCACCCCAGCCCCCAAATTACTCGGGGCCCCGGCTTGCATCGCTGCCTTTCGCCGCGCGCGCGAGTGTCAGAATCGCAGCGCGAACGTTTTCAGGTAGCGTTGTCCAAATGGAGACGATTTCGGACAATTCGCCCCCATTCGCACCCGGTTTTTGTGGCACAGTTTGTGGAAGTCCCACGGGAGGACCTTCGCAAACAGGTTGAGTTTCGGAACTTGGCAGAGAGGGCAGGTGGGTTCGAATCCCACCCCCTCCGCCATGCGCTACAGGCGCATGGCGAACCGGCGAAGCCGGGACAGACGCTCAGCGGCTGCGAGGGATGGATATGGACAAAGCGCAGGCTTTGGGGCGGAGCCCTGAGCGAAGCGAATCAATCCCACCCCCTCCGCCAGCTTTCGCCGAGCCTACGGCTGGCAGGCCAGCCTGATCCTTGAGGCGATGCCGGTCCTCCTGCGCTCCAGCCTTTCATCCAAGGGAGTTTGTCGTTTCGGGGTTGTGCCGTGGATGCTGTGTCATAAGTCTTCATCCCTTATTACTCCCATGAACAAGTTCCGCGCGTTTCGCGCCT
This DNA window, taken from Oleiharenicola lentus, encodes the following:
- a CDS encoding helix-turn-helix domain-containing protein, whose amino-acid sequence is MNAPAPLPNGDTLLRIKEAAACLRSCDKTVRRLITEGKLPSIKIRGLRLIRASDLTKLTQPPTP
- a CDS encoding DUF2845 domain-containing protein → MNSDAAIIWIVIGLIVGVIIIAMIMQAAAAAKAEEERRQRLYTRYGKTSLAEKLIARTIWTGETAAQLRDSLGHPLDVDQKVLKTKKKEVWKYKKTGTNRYALKITLDDDVVVGWDQK
- a CDS encoding rolling circle replication-associated protein — its product is MTPEGRQAARSRFMSALTESVERSHTETARPAAGRGREAPAPAPAGLPCQNSNNSDKSPRRYRLKAVKGQEGVFTDRDGKRLWDQRDKDTLHRFGMPTGAEAKSAFHLRLNVASFIQHWGRNRCLFFTLTDEANLHPTQFARSWNNYLRRRGSWILSFIRVLEPQKRGNPHYHLLVAVEWDTKPDAFDWKAFDECQRERRENGRTARFRELRDRYKASASPRLVAMWSLLRKVLPKYDLGRAELLPLRKGKEAVSEYIGKYLEAGLVIRKHSWKGCRRVEFDRRNKIHWLACTRVFAWHSPGMTAWRQRIAELARAVGATDMPAIARKLGRSWAYHLRYSIVSASAEEWTAMLKVLALRGMLLAPH